One Luteibacter aegosomaticola genomic window carries:
- a CDS encoding alpha/beta hydrolase family protein — protein sequence MKPLLAALALALATSPVLAADADTVAPHPFSIRDLVMMDRVGDPQLSPDGRFALFSVRATDYVANKGVTSIYVMDLDKPPQAVKVVEKGSSARWAPDGKSIYYVAPKDGTAQVFHRSFEAGQGGKGLALTVNPGQAVTDAPLDVGAYKLSPDGSKLLLSYEVFTDCADLSCTKERLDGREKDKASGTVYDKLFVRHWDAWADGRRAQLYVADANAPSQPVLISKGIDGDVPSKPYGSEDEFTFSPDGKTVYFDVRIAGNSEPWSTNFDIYSVPADGSANPTNLTADNQAWDANPLVSPDGKTLYYTAMKEPGSEADRFGIWALDIATGNKHEVDPSWDRSAGTLQISADGKTLYTTTDDNGQHPLFAIDSATGKVTTLVTDGSVSAFSVGQKKILLSRDDLKRPADLYTADLKGKSLKQITHYNAKRLKAAQVGEPEFFTFKGWNNETVQGYVVKPVGYKKGKTYPVAFIIHGGPQGAMTNSWSYRWNAQTYAGQGFAVVTVNFHGSTGYGQAFTNAISADWGGKPLEDLKDGWAAALQKYSFLDGNRACALGASYGGYMVYWMAGNWNQPWKCFVDHDGVFDARAMYYDTEELWFEEKENGGTQFDHPENYERFNPINHVKDWRVPMLIVHSGHDFRIPDTQGLGAFTALQRRGIPSKLLHFPDENHWVLKPQNSVQWHETVNAWLKEWTAPEASAK from the coding sequence ATGAAACCACTACTCGCCGCGCTAGCCCTCGCGCTGGCCACCAGCCCCGTACTGGCCGCCGACGCCGACACAGTCGCGCCGCATCCCTTCTCCATCCGCGACCTGGTCATGATGGACCGCGTCGGCGACCCCCAGCTTTCCCCGGATGGCCGCTTCGCACTTTTCTCCGTGCGGGCAACGGATTACGTCGCGAACAAGGGTGTCACCTCGATCTACGTGATGGATCTCGACAAGCCGCCGCAGGCGGTCAAGGTCGTTGAAAAGGGCTCGTCGGCTCGCTGGGCTCCGGATGGCAAGTCCATCTACTACGTCGCCCCGAAGGACGGCACCGCCCAGGTCTTCCATCGTTCGTTCGAGGCCGGGCAGGGCGGCAAGGGTCTTGCCCTCACGGTCAACCCTGGCCAGGCCGTTACCGACGCCCCGCTCGACGTGGGTGCCTATAAGCTTTCCCCGGACGGCTCGAAGCTCCTCCTGAGCTACGAGGTCTTCACCGATTGCGCCGACCTCAGCTGCACCAAGGAGCGCCTGGACGGCCGCGAGAAGGACAAGGCGAGCGGCACCGTCTACGACAAGCTGTTTGTCCGTCACTGGGATGCATGGGCCGATGGCCGCCGTGCCCAGCTCTACGTCGCCGATGCCAATGCGCCTTCGCAGCCCGTGCTCATCAGCAAGGGCATCGACGGCGACGTGCCGAGCAAGCCGTACGGCAGCGAAGACGAGTTCACCTTCTCGCCGGACGGCAAGACCGTGTACTTCGATGTTCGCATTGCAGGCAACAGTGAGCCCTGGTCCACCAATTTCGACATCTATAGCGTCCCGGCGGACGGCTCGGCCAACCCGACCAACCTCACCGCCGACAACCAGGCCTGGGATGCGAACCCGCTGGTTTCGCCCGACGGCAAGACCCTGTACTACACCGCCATGAAGGAACCGGGTTCCGAAGCCGACCGTTTCGGCATCTGGGCGCTGGATATCGCCACGGGCAATAAGCACGAAGTCGACCCCTCCTGGGATCGCTCCGCCGGTACCCTGCAGATCTCCGCCGACGGCAAGACCCTCTACACGACCACCGACGACAACGGCCAGCACCCGCTGTTCGCGATCGACTCGGCTACCGGTAAGGTCACCACGCTGGTCACTGATGGCAGCGTCAGCGCCTTCTCGGTCGGCCAGAAGAAGATCCTGCTTTCGCGCGACGACCTGAAGCGCCCCGCCGATCTGTACACGGCCGACCTGAAGGGCAAGAGCCTCAAGCAGATCACCCACTACAACGCCAAGCGCCTCAAGGCCGCACAGGTGGGTGAACCCGAGTTCTTCACCTTCAAGGGCTGGAACAACGAAACGGTGCAGGGCTATGTCGTGAAGCCCGTGGGCTACAAGAAGGGCAAGACCTATCCGGTCGCCTTCATCATCCACGGTGGCCCGCAGGGCGCCATGACCAACAGCTGGAGCTATCGCTGGAACGCCCAGACCTACGCTGGCCAGGGCTTCGCCGTGGTCACGGTGAACTTCCATGGTTCCACCGGTTACGGCCAGGCGTTCACCAACGCGATCTCGGCTGACTGGGGCGGCAAGCCGCTCGAAGACCTGAAGGATGGCTGGGCTGCCGCGCTGCAGAAGTACAGCTTCCTCGATGGCAACCGCGCCTGCGCGCTCGGCGCCAGCTACGGCGGCTACATGGTCTACTGGATGGCCGGCAACTGGAACCAGCCGTGGAAGTGCTTCGTCGACCACGATGGCGTCTTCGATGCCCGCGCCATGTACTACGACACCGAAGAGCTCTGGTTCGAAGAGAAGGAGAACGGTGGCACGCAGTTCGACCACCCGGAAAACTACGAGCGCTTCAACCCGATTAACCACGTGAAGGACTGGCGCGTGCCGATGCTCATCGTGCACAGCGGCCACGATTTCCGCATCCCGGATACCCAGGGCCTGGGCGCCTTCACGGCCCTGCAGCGACGTGGCATTCCCAGCAAGCTGCTGCACTTCCCGGATGAAAACCACTGGGTGCTGAAGCCGCAGAACAGCGTGCAGTGGCATGAGACGGTGAATGCTTGGTTGAAGGAGTGGACGGCTCCTGAGGCAAGCGCGAAGTAA
- a CDS encoding IPT/TIG domain-containing protein, which yields MNSQGTRAVRACRMLWALVVLASYFLAVAPARATQYAYDANGRLVAVTADTGDSSRYIYDVMGNIIRIEHVDADALKIFAMIPAHGTYETEVVIAGHGFSSALSDNQVSFNGTPAIVHSATADQLKVSVPYGATSGAVSVTVGGRTAKSDEPFVIDETGVAPTIASVAPDTVAAGDTLTVAGAHLYPIPGKTSFRLNGESLTMSQMTNTSLSAVPAPQTSSGRVLVQTPYGTAESLQTVLVVPPGIDRAKISARVVATLDAAPVAVSVPTSGTMAAVLFENKGQPWVSVQLTGVTVTATYKLYGPGNSLLQQGSVAANQSSIHLSRLKASATYLLLVQPSSSTATYTVAVESPANITSALSTASTQAVSQSRRGIFRASAGDTLSFNVASATTTPANATVTYTIYRPNGASYTSGSATAGGLINLPSLPDTGEYQVVAWPGASAKGSVQWQVISGLTGVLPIDADPVGFDAAAPGQNAYLTFQARAFESVELAFAGVKQDSASSTTYTVSVFGPAGNQVATSFCYTSNAGCELHLLYLAAGTYSVTVVPSSRSTIHFAVAVKRHIRGRAIHVGETLSVNLMMAQAERITFTANAGDNVVLQASAIASAPANQGVRFIIYRPDSGEITSATPSYSDVTSTTGVQLIQLPNLPLSGEYTVLMIPAFGVPASLQLSLVPGEETTLQLDGPPATVATTVSGQSAYLNFTLGDHQPAELSITNFSSKGGQYPQPYIYIYTSAGTVLDSGYCYAATNGGVCTYHLWNLPAGNYRVVVTVPYGGTVTFDAVLRGHMQGGDLMPGQASAYSLSVGQVEHFGFDARSGDTVALNFTNQTTPSGRLVRYIVLRPDAGILRLGVAQYSSIDVSTPATLNLPNLPVDGRYEVLVFPENGFAASGSVTLVSGVTAVIPQGGEISQGTTAGGQNSYITFHASAGTSAELVFDQVQRLTGSAITYFMYVQVFDSKGTNVAAETCQAPTYSTCSYHLWNLAEGNYRIVVTAPYGHTFSYRARIVTHNDGPVVARNSSVDFSQGIGQATHYYFDAQAGETVALRFVAATSPAGRNVRFIVLRPDAGVFRAGMPTYSDVETTGTTINLPNLPVTGRYSVLVIPDAGLPATGSLFVYSGVTGALTDGAPSDIQTPLSGEATYLTFTAAEGESAELVFSNVVPTGATSSYYYMWVSVQDGNGTVVQSSYCTTYNQGGSCSYHLWNLRAGIYRVIVSAPMGGTLSFTAAIVPHVQGRSIAPGQSADWSLPLGGAQYFTIDASAGDALALQITGGTVATGKNIRYILIPPDAGIFRAGIRTLVDSSFSGAKTLSLGTLPQTGRYRLVVMPDFGLSASGRIGMTGSTGSLPPIHSATNLVVNDPVKHFVGAAAGQPITLAFDAVPGDRLLLSFSGMIFTGDNSTTLSVSVYSPDGTLLESYSCNRTDTQCGHDEWNLIEGTYKVVIKGPTAALIALDARVHRGFDRGVLQPNVPTDIGFGSGEQVWLAFNANRGDTVALRLDGVATTPTGKNVVVRVFRPDTGRQEIASPFSSMTISVPDTLNLVDLPASGRYFVQVAAQMALPTKGTLTLLPGAVSTTAAEGETHHIAAYGPSQQLVASFDAGQGGDLNLSFSTISAGGGPSGAYTGKVFDASGRQVDSFTCYIQYPGCFRELWAMAPGIYDVLVTPGDGQTLSFDMVVRHLRDMGQLTSEGSTDYSHSQGETLIGHFTGHKGDTVAVRVDGAATVPAGRTTTLRVYRPGGGYLVAGTPWTSMAVTGAGTLNLAGLPDDGEYTVVLAGEFGLPGAATVTLVPGAVAGSLPEGVVTHAASKSAGQNVYLSFDAGQGGNLLVTLNNVSIVGSATLFYVTVFDANGVQVTSYTCYKQFPGCVLEMLGAAPGRYDMVISPQGMDALSFDGVMRHVRDLGALSVGESVDLTRAAGEMLGLSFDAQIGDTVALQLGGVTSTPAGQNTTVRVYNPDNGRLASASLYSSLVTNGVLTLNLPKLPTSGRYRMLISSDFGVPSTGTLGLYAGITDPKLLDGVIQHFDTQVTQQAIYTSFDASAGDNISLSMGNVKFIGTDTSYLVTVQAPSGATYATFTCYNSYAACTYDFWNMPSGTYRVIVGTPRSSKLSFDAVARRNTERGAMAYGTPVDLTRGMGGVLRMTFPATIGDSVQLQVSGASTSPTSRATTVNVFRPDTGTPRTAAPYKTLAVSKDGTLALPSLPVSGNYTIVVSSDVGLAGSGNITVSKAATP from the coding sequence ATGAACTCGCAGGGGACGCGTGCTGTGCGCGCGTGCAGGATGCTTTGGGCGCTGGTCGTACTGGCGTCGTATTTCCTTGCTGTGGCGCCCGCCCGGGCTACCCAGTATGCCTATGACGCGAATGGTCGCCTTGTCGCGGTCACGGCTGATACCGGGGACAGTTCCCGGTACATCTATGACGTCATGGGCAACATTATCCGCATCGAGCATGTTGACGCGGACGCCCTGAAGATCTTCGCCATGATCCCCGCGCACGGGACTTATGAGACCGAGGTCGTGATCGCCGGGCATGGATTCTCCAGCGCCCTTTCGGACAACCAGGTCAGCTTCAACGGAACCCCTGCGATCGTCCATTCGGCGACCGCCGACCAATTGAAGGTCTCTGTACCGTACGGGGCCACTTCTGGAGCGGTGTCCGTGACAGTGGGAGGGCGCACGGCGAAAAGCGACGAGCCCTTTGTCATCGACGAAACAGGCGTGGCGCCAACGATCGCCAGCGTCGCGCCGGATACCGTCGCTGCGGGCGATACGCTGACGGTCGCTGGTGCCCACCTTTACCCGATCCCAGGTAAGACGTCGTTTCGGCTGAACGGTGAGTCGCTCACCATGTCGCAAATGACGAATACCTCGCTGTCCGCCGTCCCGGCGCCGCAGACCAGTAGTGGACGCGTGCTCGTGCAGACGCCGTACGGAACGGCCGAGAGCCTACAGACGGTCCTCGTCGTACCGCCAGGCATTGATCGGGCCAAGATTTCTGCGCGTGTCGTAGCGACCCTGGATGCCGCACCCGTCGCCGTGTCGGTACCCACGAGCGGCACGATGGCGGCCGTTCTTTTTGAGAACAAAGGGCAACCGTGGGTGAGTGTCCAACTCACGGGTGTGACAGTCACCGCAACTTATAAGCTCTACGGACCCGGTAATTCGCTGCTTCAGCAAGGAAGCGTGGCGGCGAACCAGTCGTCGATCCACCTGTCGCGCCTGAAGGCTTCCGCAACCTACCTCTTATTGGTGCAGCCGAGCTCATCGACCGCTACATATACGGTCGCGGTGGAATCACCGGCTAATATCACAAGTGCGCTTTCAACGGCTTCGACACAGGCTGTTTCGCAAAGCCGGCGAGGCATTTTCAGGGCCTCGGCGGGTGACACGCTTTCGTTCAATGTGGCGAGTGCCACGACAACGCCGGCCAATGCGACGGTCACCTACACGATTTATCGACCGAACGGTGCCAGTTATACGTCCGGTTCCGCCACGGCGGGTGGGCTCATCAATTTGCCATCGCTTCCCGATACGGGTGAGTATCAGGTGGTTGCCTGGCCTGGGGCATCGGCCAAGGGCAGCGTGCAGTGGCAAGTGATTTCCGGCTTGACGGGAGTGCTTCCCATCGATGCCGATCCGGTCGGTTTCGATGCCGCCGCTCCCGGGCAGAACGCCTACCTTACCTTCCAGGCGCGTGCATTCGAAAGTGTTGAACTCGCATTTGCAGGGGTGAAGCAAGATAGCGCCTCAAGCACGACTTACACCGTCAGTGTATTTGGGCCAGCGGGAAACCAGGTGGCCACTTCGTTTTGCTACACATCGAATGCGGGGTGTGAGCTCCATCTTCTGTATTTGGCCGCCGGAACATATTCGGTGACGGTCGTCCCGTCGAGCCGGTCCACCATTCATTTCGCGGTCGCGGTGAAACGGCACATCAGAGGGCGTGCCATTCATGTTGGCGAGACCTTGTCGGTGAACCTGATGATGGCGCAGGCCGAACGGATTACGTTCACGGCGAATGCTGGCGACAACGTGGTTCTCCAGGCATCCGCAATCGCCAGTGCTCCAGCCAACCAAGGTGTTCGTTTCATCATATACCGTCCGGATTCGGGCGAAATCACATCGGCAACGCCGTCCTATTCGGATGTGACGTCGACGACCGGAGTGCAGCTCATCCAGCTGCCCAACTTGCCGCTATCGGGCGAGTACACCGTGTTGATGATCCCGGCGTTTGGCGTCCCCGCATCGCTGCAATTGTCTCTTGTTCCAGGGGAGGAAACGACCCTTCAGCTTGATGGTCCTCCTGCGACCGTCGCGACGACCGTTTCTGGCCAGTCCGCGTATCTGAACTTCACTCTGGGTGACCATCAGCCGGCCGAACTATCGATAACCAATTTTTCGTCCAAGGGTGGGCAGTACCCGCAGCCGTACATCTACATCTATACGTCCGCCGGAACCGTACTGGATAGCGGGTATTGCTACGCGGCCACCAACGGCGGCGTGTGCACGTATCACCTGTGGAACCTTCCCGCAGGGAACTATCGTGTTGTCGTCACGGTGCCATACGGTGGCACCGTGACTTTTGATGCCGTGCTTCGCGGGCATATGCAAGGCGGCGACCTCATGCCTGGTCAGGCAAGCGCCTACTCGCTCTCCGTCGGTCAAGTCGAACACTTCGGATTTGATGCTCGGTCGGGTGATACGGTTGCGCTTAATTTTACTAACCAGACAACACCTTCCGGAAGGCTGGTCAGGTATATCGTTCTTCGCCCTGATGCGGGGATCCTCCGCTTGGGCGTCGCTCAGTATTCATCGATCGACGTGTCGACTCCAGCCACGCTGAACTTGCCTAACCTTCCCGTGGATGGGAGGTATGAGGTGCTGGTTTTTCCTGAGAATGGCTTTGCTGCGAGCGGCTCGGTAACCCTCGTTTCCGGGGTGACCGCAGTGATCCCGCAGGGAGGCGAGATCAGCCAGGGAACCACGGCAGGTGGACAGAACTCGTACATCACGTTCCACGCTAGCGCGGGGACAAGCGCCGAGTTGGTCTTCGACCAGGTACAGCGTTTGACTGGAAGCGCGATTACATACTTCATGTACGTCCAGGTGTTCGACTCGAAGGGCACCAACGTTGCAGCAGAGACTTGCCAGGCGCCGACGTACAGCACGTGTTCGTATCACCTCTGGAACCTCGCGGAAGGCAACTATCGGATCGTCGTCACGGCACCGTATGGCCACACCTTCTCGTATCGTGCCCGCATTGTTACCCACAACGATGGCCCCGTTGTCGCCCGCAACTCATCGGTCGATTTCTCGCAAGGCATTGGACAGGCAACTCACTACTACTTCGATGCGCAAGCGGGTGAGACGGTCGCACTACGATTTGTAGCTGCTACCAGTCCCGCAGGACGGAATGTCCGTTTCATCGTGTTGAGGCCGGATGCGGGGGTGTTCCGTGCCGGAATGCCTACGTATAGCGATGTGGAAACGACCGGAACCACTATTAATCTGCCGAATCTCCCGGTCACCGGTCGCTATTCGGTACTGGTTATTCCTGACGCTGGCCTCCCAGCGACAGGCAGCTTGTTTGTTTACTCAGGCGTGACCGGCGCGCTCACTGACGGCGCGCCATCTGATATCCAGACACCGCTTTCGGGTGAGGCTACGTACCTGACGTTCACGGCTGCGGAAGGTGAGAGTGCCGAGTTGGTGTTCTCGAATGTCGTCCCCACCGGAGCAACGAGTTCCTACTACTACATGTGGGTCTCGGTGCAGGATGGCAATGGCACGGTGGTCCAAAGTAGCTATTGTACGACGTACAACCAGGGCGGCTCCTGCTCTTATCACCTGTGGAATCTCCGAGCCGGCATATATCGCGTCATCGTCTCCGCGCCGATGGGTGGCACGCTTTCCTTTACCGCGGCCATCGTGCCGCACGTACAGGGACGGTCGATCGCTCCCGGTCAGTCGGCAGACTGGTCGTTGCCGCTAGGTGGTGCCCAGTACTTCACCATCGATGCCTCGGCAGGCGACGCCCTTGCGCTGCAGATCACAGGCGGGACGGTGGCAACAGGAAAAAACATTCGCTACATCCTGATCCCTCCTGACGCCGGAATCTTCCGGGCGGGTATCCGTACCCTTGTAGACTCATCGTTCTCCGGGGCCAAGACGCTTAGCCTTGGCACGCTCCCGCAGACCGGTAGGTACCGGCTCGTCGTCATGCCCGACTTCGGGCTCTCGGCATCGGGACGGATCGGTATGACCGGGAGCACCGGATCGCTCCCCCCGATTCACTCGGCGACCAACCTTGTGGTGAACGATCCTGTGAAGCACTTTGTCGGCGCGGCGGCAGGGCAGCCGATTACCCTTGCCTTCGATGCTGTCCCTGGGGATCGTTTGCTTCTTTCTTTCAGCGGGATGATATTCACGGGTGACAACTCGACCACGCTAAGTGTTTCGGTGTACTCGCCGGACGGGACGCTACTCGAATCGTATAGCTGCAATCGCACGGATACACAGTGCGGCCACGATGAATGGAATCTCATCGAAGGCACTTACAAAGTTGTCATCAAGGGCCCGACGGCAGCACTGATAGCGCTGGATGCGCGTGTACACCGTGGCTTTGACCGTGGCGTGCTGCAGCCAAATGTTCCGACGGACATTGGCTTTGGCTCGGGAGAGCAGGTCTGGCTCGCGTTCAACGCTAACCGAGGCGATACGGTTGCGCTTCGCCTCGATGGGGTCGCCACGACGCCGACGGGGAAGAATGTTGTCGTTCGTGTGTTCCGCCCCGATACCGGACGGCAGGAGATCGCGTCGCCCTTCAGCAGCATGACCATCTCGGTTCCTGACACGCTAAATCTTGTCGATCTTCCTGCCAGCGGACGTTACTTCGTTCAAGTGGCCGCGCAGATGGCGCTGCCTACAAAGGGTACGCTGACATTGCTTCCCGGCGCCGTGAGCACCACGGCAGCGGAAGGGGAGACGCACCACATCGCGGCATACGGGCCGTCGCAACAGCTGGTTGCCTCGTTCGACGCGGGGCAAGGGGGCGACCTCAACCTGAGTTTCAGCACGATCTCCGCTGGCGGTGGGCCCTCGGGCGCTTACACAGGGAAGGTCTTTGACGCGAGTGGCCGCCAAGTCGATAGCTTCACCTGCTATATCCAATATCCGGGTTGTTTCAGAGAGCTCTGGGCTATGGCGCCCGGCATCTATGATGTGCTGGTAACCCCGGGCGATGGTCAGACCCTCAGCTTTGACATGGTCGTGCGCCACCTTCGCGACATGGGGCAGCTGACGTCGGAGGGGAGTACCGACTACTCGCACAGCCAGGGCGAGACGCTAATAGGCCACTTCACTGGACACAAGGGCGACACGGTCGCTGTTCGTGTCGACGGAGCAGCGACCGTGCCCGCAGGGCGTACAACGACGCTGCGTGTATACCGTCCGGGCGGCGGTTACCTGGTGGCTGGTACGCCATGGACCAGCATGGCCGTTACGGGTGCCGGTACGCTCAACCTCGCTGGCCTTCCCGACGATGGTGAGTACACCGTTGTGCTCGCTGGCGAATTTGGCTTGCCCGGCGCTGCAACGGTAACGCTGGTGCCAGGCGCGGTTGCAGGTTCCCTACCCGAAGGCGTGGTGACTCACGCAGCATCGAAATCCGCCGGGCAGAACGTCTACTTGAGTTTCGACGCTGGCCAGGGCGGCAACCTGCTGGTGACGCTCAATAACGTCTCGATCGTCGGTTCGGCGACGTTGTTCTATGTGACCGTCTTCGATGCCAATGGTGTCCAGGTAACGAGCTACACATGCTACAAGCAATTCCCAGGCTGTGTGCTCGAAATGCTCGGCGCGGCGCCTGGCAGGTATGACATGGTTATCAGCCCGCAGGGTATGGACGCACTAAGCTTCGATGGGGTCATGCGCCATGTGCGTGATCTTGGAGCATTGTCGGTCGGTGAGTCCGTTGACTTGACGCGCGCTGCAGGCGAGATGCTCGGCCTATCCTTCGACGCGCAGATCGGGGATACGGTTGCCCTACAGCTGGGAGGCGTTACATCGACGCCTGCCGGGCAGAATACGACGGTACGTGTCTACAACCCGGATAACGGCCGCCTTGCTTCGGCTAGCCTCTATAGCTCACTGGTTACGAACGGCGTTCTCACACTCAATCTGCCGAAGTTACCGACGAGCGGGCGCTATCGGATGCTGATTTCGTCCGACTTCGGGGTTCCGTCTACAGGAACGCTCGGCCTATACGCAGGAATTACTGATCCCAAGTTGCTCGATGGGGTTATCCAGCACTTCGACACCCAGGTGACGCAGCAAGCGATTTATACGTCGTTCGATGCGAGTGCTGGTGACAACATCTCGCTTTCGATGGGCAATGTGAAGTTCATTGGAACCGATACCTCGTACCTCGTCACCGTTCAGGCTCCGTCGGGTGCGACCTACGCCACGTTCACCTGCTACAACTCGTACGCGGCCTGCACATACGATTTCTGGAACATGCCGAGCGGGACGTATCGGGTCATCGTGGGGACGCCCAGAAGCAGCAAGCTGTCGTTTGATGCCGTGGCGCGACGGAATACCGAGCGTGGTGCCATGGCGTATGGCACACCCGTTGACTTGACTCGGGGCATGGGCGGCGTGTTGCGTATGACGTTCCCGGCAACGATCGGCGACTCTGTGCAGTTGCAGGTATCGGGGGCTTCGACGTCGCCTACCTCGCGCGCGACGACGGTGAACGTATTCAGGCCGGATACCGGTACGCCCCGCACTGCCGCGCCTTACAAGACGCTAGCCGTATCCAAGGATGGCACGCTCGCGCTGCCGTCCCTGCCGGTTTCCGGTAACTACACGATAGTGGTTTCAAGCGATGTCGGCCTTGCTGGCTCGGGAAACATTACGGTTTCAAAGGCGGCGACGCCATGA